The following proteins are co-located in the Vidua macroura isolate BioBank_ID:100142 chromosome 29, ASM2450914v1, whole genome shotgun sequence genome:
- the LOC128820537 gene encoding scale keratin-like, whose protein sequence is MSCYDLCPPRTSTDLCPPRTSVAVPQPIAESCNELCARQCPDSSAFIQPPPVVVTFPGPILSSFPQQAVVGSSGAPAFGGSLGLGGLYGAGATQASGGLCTFGRAYAAPACSPCAWPRYSKKLWDTCGPC, encoded by the coding sequence ATGTCCTGCTACGACCTGTGCCCCCCCAGGACCAGCACAGACCTGTGCCCGCCCAGAACCAGCGTagctgtgccccagcccatCGCTGAGAGCTGCAACGAGCTGTGCGCCCGCCAGTGCCCCGACTCCTCTGCCTTCATCCAGCCACCACCCGTGGTGGTCACCTTCCCcggccccatcctcagctccttcccccagcaggcCGTGGTGGGCTCCTCCGGAGCACCGGCCTTTGGcggctccctggggctgggcggCCTCTACGGCGCCGGCGCCACCCAGGCCTCGGGGGGCCTCTGCACCTTTGGCAGGGCCTACGCTGCTCCCGCCTGCAGCCCTTGCGCCTGGCCCCGCTACAGCAAGAAGCTCTGGGACACCTGCGGGCCCTGCTAG